The following are encoded in a window of Roseimaritima ulvae genomic DNA:
- a CDS encoding formylglycine-generating enzyme family protein, giving the protein MPSERFRFFRPTRAAALLSLSFAVASVLLAAPHASGETPPPVRNPAAEATSEAEMKPYTESLAHTEVAFDMVPIPGGKFQMGSPESEAERNDDEGPQHTVEIAPFWMGKHEVTWDEYDVWTDQMDQLRRKLMAIKASERDLLVDGVTRPTEPYTDMSFSMGKGQHPAICMTQHAARTYCKWLTAKTGRYYRLPTEAEWEYAARAGTTTAYSFGDDPAEIEQYAWLFDNTDEAYEEVGQKKPNPWGLYDMHGNVAEWTLDQYVEDIYAQRAKRGVVANPLQIPSTLYPRVVRGGGWDDDPDMLRSAARRFSEEDWKQQDPQLPRSIWYHTDALTVGFRVVRPLNEPSEKEKAEKWEKTEPVQLDPEEGE; this is encoded by the coding sequence ATGCCATCCGAACGTTTTCGGTTCTTCCGCCCCACCCGCGCCGCGGCGCTTTTGAGCTTGAGTTTTGCTGTCGCCAGCGTACTGCTGGCGGCTCCGCACGCCAGCGGCGAAACCCCGCCGCCGGTCCGCAATCCAGCGGCCGAAGCGACCAGCGAAGCCGAAATGAAGCCCTACACCGAATCGCTGGCGCATACCGAAGTCGCGTTCGACATGGTGCCCATCCCCGGCGGCAAGTTTCAGATGGGTAGCCCGGAAAGCGAAGCCGAGCGCAACGACGACGAAGGTCCCCAGCACACCGTCGAAATCGCTCCGTTTTGGATGGGTAAACACGAAGTCACCTGGGACGAATACGACGTCTGGACCGACCAAATGGACCAATTGCGTCGCAAGCTGATGGCGATCAAAGCCAGCGAACGTGATCTGTTGGTCGACGGCGTCACGCGACCGACCGAACCCTATACGGACATGAGCTTCAGCATGGGCAAGGGCCAGCACCCGGCGATCTGCATGACTCAGCACGCCGCTCGCACCTACTGCAAGTGGCTGACCGCCAAAACCGGCCGCTACTACCGCTTGCCCACCGAAGCCGAATGGGAATACGCCGCGCGGGCCGGTACGACGACGGCCTATTCCTTCGGCGATGATCCGGCCGAGATCGAACAGTACGCCTGGTTGTTCGACAATACGGACGAAGCCTACGAAGAAGTTGGTCAGAAGAAACCCAATCCCTGGGGCCTGTACGATATGCACGGCAACGTCGCCGAATGGACGCTGGACCAGTACGTCGAAGACATCTATGCCCAACGAGCCAAACGGGGCGTGGTTGCCAATCCGTTGCAAATCCCCAGCACGCTGTACCCGCGCGTCGTCCGCGGCGGCGGCTGGGACGACGATCCCGACATGCTCCGCAGCGCCGCGCGGCGGTTCTCTGAAGAAGACTGGAAACAGCAAGACCCGCAACTGCCACGCAGCATCTGGTATCACACCGATGCCCTGACGGTCGGCTTCCGCGTCGTCCGCCCGCTGAACGAGCCCAGCGAAAAAGAGAAAGCCGAAAAGTGGGAAAAGACCGAACCAGTGCAGCTGGACCCCGAAGAAGGCGAGTAA
- a CDS encoding tRNA modification GTPase produces MSVTDETICAVASAPLGAAQGIVRVSGADAVAILQSVLPQPLELSPQASRRLPIDLPLAQPLGVVQGAALVWPTNRSYTGQPAVELHLPGCLPLLDAAVETLVHAGARPARPGEFTLRAFLAGRLDLTQAEAVLGVIDADDQRSLELALDQLAGGLSAPLSRLRGRLLDLLSHLEAGLDFVEEDIEFISQAELGGALDGALQELSTIRSQMTDRSSTADLPLVVLRGRPNAGKSRLMNALAGSEAAIVADVAGTTRDPVHAQASFGGHQVRLADTAGMETGRNDIEHLAQTAGLDADRRAVVRLVCWDATDGPPPASPADSTPTLRVQTKVDLLPEQPSEAEAEGWIATSSLSGEGIERLKQAIAAKLDQTQHRDTGSVAGTAARCSASLDQAIEAIEQARAVSEAGGGEELVAAEMRIALTALGEVTGEIYTDDILDRIFSRFCIGK; encoded by the coding sequence GTGAGTGTCACGGACGAGACGATCTGCGCTGTCGCTTCGGCGCCCCTCGGAGCGGCCCAGGGCATCGTCCGTGTGAGCGGAGCCGATGCGGTGGCGATCCTGCAGTCGGTTCTGCCCCAACCGCTCGAGCTGTCGCCGCAAGCGTCGCGTCGGCTGCCCATCGACCTGCCCCTTGCCCAGCCGCTGGGCGTGGTTCAGGGCGCCGCACTGGTCTGGCCGACCAACCGCAGCTATACCGGTCAGCCGGCGGTGGAGTTGCATCTGCCGGGCTGCCTGCCGCTGTTGGACGCCGCCGTGGAAACTCTGGTGCATGCCGGCGCCCGTCCGGCTCGTCCCGGTGAATTCACTCTCCGCGCCTTCTTAGCCGGCCGTCTGGATCTGACGCAGGCCGAAGCCGTATTGGGGGTCATCGATGCCGACGACCAGCGATCGTTGGAACTGGCCCTGGATCAACTGGCCGGCGGTCTTTCCGCTCCGCTCAGCCGCCTGCGTGGACGGCTGTTGGATTTGCTTTCGCATCTTGAAGCGGGGTTGGATTTCGTCGAAGAAGACATCGAGTTCATCAGTCAAGCGGAACTTGGCGGAGCCCTGGACGGGGCGTTGCAGGAACTGAGCACGATCCGCAGCCAAATGACCGACCGCTCGTCCACGGCCGACTTGCCGCTGGTGGTGCTCCGCGGGCGCCCCAATGCGGGCAAGAGCCGGTTGATGAATGCCTTGGCGGGCAGCGAGGCGGCGATTGTTGCGGATGTGGCCGGCACCACGCGAGACCCGGTACATGCACAAGCCAGCTTCGGCGGCCATCAGGTGCGGTTAGCCGATACGGCGGGGATGGAAACCGGACGAAACGATATCGAGCACCTGGCGCAGACGGCTGGGTTGGACGCGGACCGGCGAGCGGTCGTGCGGCTGGTCTGCTGGGACGCCACCGATGGCCCGCCGCCGGCATCGCCCGCCGACTCCACGCCCACGCTGCGGGTGCAAACCAAAGTCGATTTGTTACCCGAGCAGCCCTCCGAGGCCGAAGCGGAAGGGTGGATTGCGACCAGCAGTCTCAGCGGCGAGGGCATTGAGCGGCTGAAGCAGGCCATCGCCGCCAAGCTGGACCAGACGCAGCACCGCGACACCGGGTCGGTCGCCGGCACGGCCGCTCGCTGTTCCGCGTCGCTCGATCAAGCCATCGAAGCGATCGAGCAGGCGCGGGCGGTCAGTGAAGCCGGGGGCGGAGAGGAATTGGTCGCCGCCGAAATGCGAATCGCTCTGACGGCACTGGGAGAAGTCACCGGAGAGATCTACACCGATGATATTCTCGATCGCATCTTCAGCCGGTTCTGCATCGGGAAGTAG
- a CDS encoding EF-hand domain-containing protein yields MKLHILLSLTLVSLLALTAEAQPPGGGGDRGGRGGDRGGGGGDRGGRGGGGDRGGRGGFDPSQMLSRLDRNGNGMLDMDERQGPASFIVSRMQRENPNLKVDRPIPIKDIGDAFNRMRGGQPSGDSGSQGGDSPSALEAEMLVPGFGVEEPLAPVPGFGSTAEMFDVEIREEDKREAEERMRRYDRNKDGFLNSNELSSRWEGNPMDFDRNRDGKLSVAELTVRYARRREGSAAATTARRDTRNDRDRGRRDRDDEPEDPYNGAKSFRNLGLAMASDDLPDLFQDKDVNGDQQIEMSEFASEWNQEKVEEFYALDRNGDGTITLAEFQRPSSGGGESDSSKPAMQTASSSGASSSRGASSSSASQSDDAERSAKYVAYSKRIIARYDNNKDGALQEAEWKKMLIDPSPADTNRDGKITADEYTSYLLQKAKK; encoded by the coding sequence ATGAAACTCCACATTTTGCTGTCTCTGACGCTGGTTTCCCTACTGGCCCTGACCGCTGAGGCTCAACCCCCTGGCGGGGGCGGGGACCGTGGTGGACGCGGTGGCGATCGTGGCGGCGGGGGTGGGGACCGTGGCGGACGCGGCGGCGGTGGAGACCGCGGCGGCCGGGGCGGGTTTGACCCCAGCCAGATGCTTTCTCGCTTGGATCGCAACGGTAACGGCATGCTGGATATGGACGAACGGCAGGGGCCGGCTTCCTTCATTGTCAGCCGCATGCAGCGGGAAAATCCGAATTTGAAGGTCGATCGACCGATCCCCATCAAAGATATCGGCGATGCGTTCAACCGTATGCGGGGCGGACAGCCGAGCGGCGATTCCGGCAGTCAGGGCGGCGACAGTCCCTCGGCGCTGGAAGCCGAAATGTTGGTGCCCGGCTTTGGTGTCGAGGAACCGCTGGCGCCGGTGCCCGGATTCGGTTCCACCGCCGAAATGTTTGATGTGGAGATTCGCGAAGAGGACAAGCGGGAAGCGGAAGAGCGGATGCGGCGGTACGACCGCAACAAAGACGGTTTCTTGAACTCGAATGAATTGAGCAGCCGCTGGGAAGGCAATCCGATGGACTTCGACCGCAACCGCGATGGCAAATTGTCGGTGGCCGAATTAACCGTCCGTTACGCTCGCCGCCGCGAGGGCAGCGCGGCGGCCACCACGGCTCGACGCGACACTCGCAACGACCGCGACCGTGGGCGTCGCGACCGGGATGACGAACCGGAAGATCCGTATAACGGCGCCAAATCGTTCCGCAACCTCGGTCTGGCGATGGCTTCCGATGATCTGCCGGATCTGTTCCAGGACAAAGACGTCAACGGGGATCAGCAGATTGAGATGAGCGAATTTGCCAGCGAATGGAACCAGGAAAAGGTCGAGGAATTTTATGCACTCGACCGCAATGGCGACGGCACGATCACGCTGGCTGAATTCCAACGTCCGTCCAGCGGCGGTGGCGAATCGGATTCGTCGAAACCCGCCATGCAAACGGCTTCCAGCTCCGGAGCCTCTTCGTCTCGTGGTGCTTCTTCTTCCTCGGCCAGTCAAAGTGACGATGCGGAGCGCAGTGCAAAGTACGTCGCTTATTCCAAACGTATCATCGCTCGTTACGACAACAACAAAGATGGTGCGTTGCAAGAAGCCGAATGGAAGAAAATGCTGATCGACCCGTCTCCGGCCGACACCAATCGCGATGGCAAGATCACGGCCGATGAGTACACCAGCTACCTGCTGCAAAAGGCCAAAAAGTAA
- the dapA gene encoding 4-hydroxy-tetrahydrodipicolinate synthase, whose amino-acid sequence MSQRRGSSFAGLSVAIATPFRDGEVDYPRLKEQLEYQLAAGTTCVVPVGTTGESPTLTHDEHEKVIAETIQTVAGRAKVMAGTGSNSTAEALRLTKRAEKEGADATLQVAPYYNKPTQEGFYQHYKAVAEAVSIPVCVYNIPGRSAANIEVETIQRLSEVDGIVMVKEATGKMDACSEILGTTDLTVLSGDDSLTIPMMSVGAEGIISVVGNVVPADMLAMVKAYASGDFATALQWHHKLFALCRNMLGLATNPIPVKAAMQLVGRDTGELRLPMTPLDDAGMEKLTATLKQYGLLS is encoded by the coding sequence ATGTCTCAGCGTCGCGGTTCATCATTTGCAGGTTTGTCGGTCGCCATCGCCACCCCTTTTCGCGACGGCGAAGTCGATTACCCACGCCTGAAAGAACAGCTCGAATACCAGCTCGCCGCCGGCACCACCTGTGTGGTTCCCGTGGGCACCACCGGCGAATCGCCGACGTTGACCCACGATGAACACGAAAAGGTGATCGCCGAAACGATTCAGACCGTGGCCGGGCGAGCGAAGGTCATGGCTGGGACGGGCAGCAACAGCACGGCCGAAGCGTTGCGATTGACCAAACGCGCCGAAAAGGAAGGCGCCGACGCCACGCTGCAGGTTGCTCCCTACTACAACAAACCCACGCAGGAAGGGTTTTATCAGCACTACAAAGCGGTTGCCGAAGCCGTTTCGATTCCCGTTTGCGTGTACAACATCCCGGGGCGCAGCGCGGCGAATATCGAAGTCGAAACCATTCAGCGGTTGTCCGAGGTGGACGGCATCGTGATGGTCAAAGAAGCCACCGGCAAAATGGATGCCTGTTCGGAAATCCTGGGGACCACCGATCTGACCGTGCTGAGCGGCGACGACAGCCTCACGATCCCAATGATGTCCGTGGGCGCCGAAGGCATTATCTCGGTGGTCGGAAACGTGGTGCCCGCCGACATGTTGGCGATGGTCAAGGCGTATGCGTCCGGCGATTTTGCCACCGCGCTCCAGTGGCATCACAAACTGTTTGCCCTGTGCCGCAACATGCTGGGGCTGGCCACCAACCCGATCCCGGTCAAAGCGGCCATGCAGTTGGTCGGACGCGACACCGGCGAACTTCGTTTGCCGATGACGCCCTTGGACGACGCCGGCATGGAAAAGCTGACCGCCACGCTAAAACAATACGGCTTGCTGTCCTAA
- a CDS encoding YhaN family protein, which translates to MRLERLDLIAFGGFTDRSLDLSAGPRRLHLVYGPNESGKSTTLRAITGLLYNIDAKTPDSYLHSMPNLRVGGRLCADDGTELECVRRKGIRNTLLTPDGDPLEETELQRLLNGIDCETFERQFGLTHPRLVEGGHAISQGGGELGEILFAAGAGLGQLNGVEQHLLKEQQALFKPSGAKPAINKQLSELTQLRKTVKQSLLKPADYKRRVKEFEQVQQHTQDLKSQALELKRRTDRQRKLLDAVPLLGKRQRLRAQLDEMGTVPRLDSAFVEKRRDADKTRTVADQQRQDRRTRLDSLQAQLAALPEGDLYLKHRHQISELNEQLGASKKAGRDLEGLKTQAATIRSQIEDGLQQIAQGKTIDDLSDLRIPTERREVIDGLSERVGGLDEKQNAAQRTLNDLEQQIQQLEQDLEKQTVPADPENLAVVLERIGPPQALVEAQAEADKRLATLEQRAQREVRRLHGFRGTVKEAMQLTPPSQAKVDAIAASLEQAQAAQQRAADKLETLNEKYEATREELDALKRAQSIPSEAELLDARRQRDQQLEQLSDPAAASAVDVNAIKQAVADADSLVDRLRREAERVARRARYEVEQESLQHKIEALTETQQDAVDQYNEAWQQWLDLWRESNIHADQPAVMAEWMAAFDKLTQAYEDLCDAERTAEAARGKVAEAVGWLEKELRLGGKPLAGVAAGKEPNAALTSPAEDDEEQTLFDSLEDRWAKEIDELTQADTDAMDECFGERGEHDSDGDGPLGSADRGPDLVLLATTARKRLEAMRKTYNDYQQSQQDLRQLQQRLPAARQELQQQQKLYAQWQADWKQATEGFTQSKNVPPRGVSRLIKQIDEVLAQKSSLDSVELRIESIGREAEAFAADVQELLQVVAEDLIGQPPEKSVPELLARLNSQLAVEESRKTLTKQRDETAEQLEKCQQEFDEATTQLRLLAQEAQCEDVEQLPELERKSGQHAQLASEVKSLDDQLMMLAGETPLEAFLTEVEAIDPQALEEQVAADSDKLAEVDQALTERLQELGQLRKDVESMDGSATAAAAQQQIQDCLARIRRDAVQYATLRVADVALHAAIERYRSANQGPVLARAERIFSRLTLDDYSGLRADYDDRTPSLVGLRGNASVPVNRMSDGAADALFLALRLASLETHVDRRGPFPFVLDDILIQLDDQRAAAALEVLSELSEKTQIIFFTHHQHLLDIAADRLKQGQFHTHSLN; encoded by the coding sequence ATGAGATTGGAACGCCTGGACCTGATCGCCTTCGGTGGCTTTACCGACCGCAGCCTAGACCTGTCCGCCGGCCCGCGCCGACTGCACCTGGTGTACGGCCCCAACGAGTCGGGCAAGTCCACGACGCTGCGGGCGATTACCGGTTTGTTGTACAACATCGATGCCAAGACCCCGGACAGTTATTTGCACAGTATGCCCAACCTGCGTGTGGGCGGACGGCTGTGCGCTGATGACGGGACGGAGCTGGAATGTGTGCGCCGTAAAGGCATCCGTAATACCTTGTTGACACCCGATGGCGATCCGCTGGAAGAGACCGAACTGCAGCGGTTGCTGAACGGCATCGACTGCGAGACCTTTGAGCGGCAATTTGGCCTGACCCATCCGCGACTGGTCGAAGGCGGCCATGCGATCAGCCAAGGTGGCGGTGAGCTGGGCGAGATCTTGTTTGCCGCCGGAGCCGGTTTGGGACAGCTGAACGGCGTCGAACAGCATTTGTTGAAAGAGCAGCAAGCGTTGTTCAAACCGTCCGGAGCCAAGCCGGCCATCAACAAACAACTTTCCGAACTGACGCAGCTCCGCAAGACCGTCAAGCAATCGCTGTTAAAACCGGCCGACTACAAACGCCGCGTCAAAGAGTTCGAACAGGTTCAGCAACACACGCAGGACCTCAAAAGTCAAGCGTTGGAACTAAAGCGTCGCACCGATCGCCAACGCAAGTTGTTGGACGCCGTCCCGCTACTGGGCAAACGGCAACGACTGCGTGCTCAGCTGGACGAGATGGGGACGGTGCCGCGGCTGGACAGTGCGTTTGTCGAAAAACGTCGTGATGCCGACAAGACACGTACGGTTGCGGACCAACAACGCCAAGATCGCCGCACGCGTTTGGACAGTTTACAGGCTCAACTTGCCGCTTTGCCCGAGGGAGACCTGTACCTAAAACATCGCCACCAGATTTCCGAATTAAATGAACAACTGGGAGCGTCGAAGAAAGCCGGTCGCGACCTGGAAGGTTTGAAAACCCAGGCGGCAACGATCCGCAGCCAAATCGAAGATGGCTTGCAGCAAATCGCGCAGGGCAAAACGATCGACGACCTCTCGGACCTGAGGATCCCCACCGAACGGCGCGAGGTCATCGATGGTCTGTCCGAACGCGTCGGTGGTCTGGACGAAAAACAGAACGCCGCCCAACGCACGCTCAACGATTTGGAACAGCAGATCCAGCAGCTGGAACAAGACCTGGAAAAGCAAACGGTGCCCGCGGATCCGGAAAACCTGGCTGTCGTTTTGGAACGGATCGGCCCGCCGCAGGCCCTGGTCGAAGCGCAGGCGGAAGCCGACAAGCGGTTAGCGACGCTGGAGCAACGGGCGCAGCGCGAGGTGCGGCGGTTGCACGGATTCCGCGGCACGGTGAAAGAAGCCATGCAGTTGACGCCGCCCTCGCAAGCCAAGGTCGACGCCATCGCGGCATCGCTGGAGCAGGCCCAGGCGGCGCAGCAGCGAGCGGCCGACAAACTGGAGACGCTGAACGAAAAATACGAAGCCACCCGCGAGGAACTCGACGCGCTCAAACGCGCCCAATCGATTCCCAGCGAAGCCGAACTGCTGGATGCCCGGCGGCAACGCGATCAACAACTTGAACAGTTAAGCGATCCCGCCGCCGCTTCGGCCGTCGACGTGAACGCCATCAAGCAAGCCGTCGCGGACGCGGATTCGCTGGTCGACCGACTTCGCCGTGAAGCCGAACGGGTGGCGCGGCGAGCTCGGTACGAAGTCGAACAGGAATCGCTGCAGCACAAAATTGAAGCCTTGACCGAAACGCAACAGGATGCGGTCGATCAATACAACGAAGCTTGGCAGCAATGGTTGGACTTGTGGCGCGAGTCGAACATTCACGCCGATCAGCCCGCGGTGATGGCGGAGTGGATGGCCGCGTTCGATAAATTGACTCAGGCCTACGAAGATCTGTGCGATGCCGAACGAACGGCCGAGGCGGCGCGGGGCAAGGTTGCTGAAGCGGTGGGCTGGCTGGAAAAGGAACTGCGGCTCGGCGGCAAACCGCTGGCCGGCGTGGCGGCGGGCAAGGAACCCAACGCGGCATTAACTTCGCCAGCAGAGGATGATGAAGAGCAAACGCTGTTCGATTCGTTGGAAGATCGCTGGGCCAAAGAAATCGACGAATTGACGCAGGCAGACACCGACGCGATGGACGAGTGCTTCGGCGAACGCGGCGAACACGACAGCGACGGCGACGGACCGCTAGGCTCTGCCGACCGTGGCCCCGATCTGGTGCTGTTGGCAACCACCGCCCGCAAACGTCTCGAGGCGATGCGTAAGACCTACAACGATTATCAACAATCGCAGCAGGACTTGCGGCAGTTGCAGCAGCGTTTGCCCGCCGCTCGGCAAGAGCTCCAGCAGCAGCAGAAGCTATACGCTCAGTGGCAAGCCGACTGGAAACAGGCCACCGAGGGCTTTACTCAGTCGAAGAACGTTCCGCCGCGCGGTGTTTCGCGGTTGATCAAACAGATCGACGAAGTGTTGGCGCAGAAATCCAGCTTGGACAGTGTCGAGCTGCGGATTGAGAGCATCGGGCGAGAAGCCGAAGCGTTTGCCGCCGACGTTCAGGAACTGCTGCAGGTGGTAGCCGAAGACTTGATCGGTCAACCGCCGGAAAAATCCGTGCCTGAATTGTTGGCCCGCCTGAACTCGCAGCTTGCTGTCGAGGAATCCCGCAAGACGTTGACCAAACAACGCGATGAGACGGCCGAACAACTAGAGAAGTGCCAACAGGAATTCGACGAGGCGACAACGCAATTGCGATTGTTGGCCCAAGAAGCCCAGTGCGAAGACGTGGAACAGTTGCCCGAGCTGGAACGCAAATCGGGTCAGCACGCGCAGTTGGCCTCCGAAGTCAAAAGTCTGGACGACCAGCTGATGATGTTGGCCGGCGAGACGCCGCTGGAAGCGTTTCTCACCGAAGTGGAAGCCATCGATCCGCAGGCACTGGAAGAACAGGTGGCTGCGGATTCCGACAAATTGGCCGAAGTCGATCAGGCGTTGACCGAACGGCTGCAGGAATTGGGCCAGTTGCGGAAAGACGTGGAGTCGATGGACGGCAGTGCCACGGCAGCGGCGGCCCAGCAGCAAATCCAAGATTGCTTGGCCAGGATTCGCCGCGACGCGGTCCAGTATGCCACGTTGCGAGTGGCCGATGTGGCTCTGCACGCGGCTATTGAACGCTATCGATCGGCCAATCAGGGCCCCGTGTTGGCGCGGGCCGAACGGATCTTTTCGCGACTCACGCTGGACGATTACAGTGGGCTGCGAGCGGATTATGACGACCGCACGCCCTCGCTGGTGGGGCTGCGCGGCAATGCCTCGGTGCCGGTAAACCGAATGAGCGACGGAGCGGCGGACGCCTTGTTCTTGGCGCTGCGGTTGGCCAGCCTGGAAACCCATGTCGATCGTCGCGGGCCGTTTCCCTTTGTGCTGGACGACATTTTGATTCAATTGGACGACCAGCGAGCCGCCGCGGCGTTGGAAGTGCTGTCGGAATTAAGCGAAAAGACGCAGATTATTTTCTTCACCCACCATCAGCATCTGCTAGACATCGCCGCCGACAGGTTAAAGCAAGGACAATTCCACACCCACAGCTTGAATTGA
- a CDS encoding metallophosphoesterase family protein produces the protein MPTFIHAADLHLDSPLQRLEAYEGAPVEQIRLASRRALENLVELALARSVDLVVIAGDLYDGDWQDHNTGLFFVAQINRLIKNGIPVVAISGNHDAASQMTKSLPLPNNPDGSAIMLRSRSAETRRFMDIGISVHGRSFRNRAEEENMVPDYPAADPGVFNIGVLHTSLTGAEGHDTYAPCSPSDLVSKQYDYWALGHVHTRGEHHDVDDEDAAPIIFPGNLQGRHPKETGPKGCMIVEVGDDGKPKLEFHALDVVRWEVCQLDVADLENLDQLYDRYRDWLRDMIDTVGDRILAHRVRVVGATELHTALITERLQIENSLRAIGIQTAGEQGWLECLRVKTTAPQKTTLNFDPDGPLGCLEAVLSEMMETEQLSTLQDAFADLIRKLPDELTAAGDDALRLNDPETLRELIAAARPVLHAQLNRSEVSS, from the coding sequence TTGCCTACTTTTATTCATGCTGCCGATTTGCATCTCGACAGTCCCTTGCAACGGCTGGAAGCCTACGAGGGCGCACCAGTGGAACAGATCCGACTGGCCTCGCGAAGGGCGTTGGAAAATCTGGTCGAGCTGGCACTGGCCCGCTCGGTCGATTTGGTGGTCATCGCGGGGGACCTGTATGACGGCGACTGGCAAGACCATAACACGGGGCTGTTTTTTGTCGCTCAAATCAACCGCCTGATCAAAAACGGTATCCCCGTGGTGGCTATCAGCGGCAATCACGACGCGGCCAGTCAGATGACCAAATCGCTGCCTCTGCCCAACAATCCGGACGGCAGTGCGATCATGCTTCGCAGTCGCTCGGCGGAAACCCGGCGGTTTATGGACATTGGGATCTCCGTCCACGGCCGTTCCTTCCGCAATCGGGCCGAAGAAGAAAACATGGTGCCCGATTATCCTGCCGCCGATCCCGGCGTGTTCAACATCGGGGTGCTGCACACCAGTTTGACCGGCGCCGAAGGCCATGATACTTACGCGCCTTGTTCGCCCAGCGACCTGGTCAGCAAACAATACGACTACTGGGCTCTGGGCCACGTGCATACGCGCGGCGAACATCATGACGTCGACGACGAGGACGCCGCGCCGATCATTTTCCCTGGTAACCTGCAGGGACGCCATCCGAAAGAAACGGGGCCCAAGGGATGCATGATCGTGGAAGTCGGCGACGACGGCAAACCCAAACTGGAATTCCACGCCCTGGACGTCGTGCGCTGGGAAGTCTGTCAGCTAGACGTTGCCGATCTGGAAAATTTGGACCAGTTATACGATCGGTATCGCGACTGGTTGCGGGACATGATCGACACGGTTGGCGATCGCATTTTGGCTCATCGCGTTCGTGTCGTGGGCGCCACGGAATTGCACACGGCGCTGATTACCGAGCGTCTGCAAATTGAAAACAGTCTGCGAGCGATCGGTATTCAGACAGCCGGCGAACAGGGCTGGTTGGAATGTCTGCGAGTCAAGACCACAGCGCCGCAGAAAACGACATTGAACTTTGATCCCGATGGCCCGCTGGGGTGCTTGGAAGCCGTGTTGAGTGAAATGATGGAAACCGAACAATTGTCCACGTTGCAGGATGCGTTCGCGGATTTGATCCGTAAGCTGCCCGATGAATTGACTGCCGCCGGCGACGACGCGCTGCGATTAAATGATCCCGAAACGCTGCGTGAATTGATCGCCGCAGCCCGCCCTGTCCTGCACGCTCAGCTGAATCGGTCGGAGGTGTCGTCATGA